Proteins encoded by one window of Azospirillum brasilense:
- the tmk gene encoding dTMP kinase — protein MTRGRFITLEGGEGAGKTTQIRLLADALIGWGKRVVLTREPGGSPGAEEIRGLLVSGETGRWGPVTEALLHTAARRDHLERTVWPALEAGHWVICDRFFDSTMAYQGYGLGLGRDLVATLQATALGDFRPDLTLILDLPVEDGLARAAARRGGEDRYERMDVAFHHRLRDGFLDIAAREPERCVLVDAGHPVEAVQAAILDAVTRRLGAS, from the coding sequence ATGACGCGCGGGCGGTTCATCACGCTGGAGGGCGGCGAAGGGGCGGGCAAGACCACCCAGATCCGCCTGCTCGCCGACGCGCTGATCGGTTGGGGGAAGCGGGTCGTGCTGACCCGCGAGCCCGGCGGCTCGCCGGGTGCGGAAGAGATCCGCGGCCTGCTGGTCTCAGGCGAAACCGGGCGCTGGGGGCCGGTGACCGAGGCGCTGCTGCACACCGCCGCCCGCCGCGACCATCTGGAGCGCACCGTCTGGCCGGCGCTGGAGGCCGGGCACTGGGTCATCTGCGACCGCTTCTTCGACAGCACCATGGCCTATCAGGGCTATGGGCTGGGGCTGGGGCGCGATCTGGTCGCCACGCTCCAGGCCACGGCCCTGGGCGACTTCCGGCCCGACCTGACGCTGATCCTCGACCTGCCGGTGGAGGATGGGCTGGCCCGCGCCGCCGCCCGCCGCGGCGGGGAGGACCGCTACGAGCGCATGGACGTCGCCTTCCACCACCGTCTGCGCGACGGCTTCCTCGACATCGCCGCGCGGGAGCCGGAGCGCTGCGTGCTCGTCGACGCCGGACACCCCGTCGAAGCGGTGCAGGCGGCCATTCTGGACGCGGTGACCCGCCGTCTGGGAGCGTCCTGA
- a CDS encoding D-alanyl-D-alanine carboxypeptidase family protein has product MVAVVRTRVARTRFAMGLAVALFAAGVGPVAHAASIETIAKQAILVDITSNTVLFEKNPDQRMAPSSMSKIMTMYMVFDSIKEGRLTLESTLPVSERAWRMQGSKMFVELHNNIKVDDLIKGVIVQSGNDACIVFAEGLAGSESAFAERMNKRARELGLKDTNLTNATGWPDPNHYMTARDLAVLAEHLIKDFPEYYHYYSIREFKYHGINQGNRNPLLYRGMDVDGMKTGHTEAGGYGLTASAEREGRRLILVVNGLPNMQARADESARLIEWGFREFATYALFKAGETVDQVPLWLGAQDSVPVTVPEDMKVTMARADRSGMKVSLVSNAPVAAPVKKGDVVGKVVVSAPGFPGKEFPVVAAQDVEKLGFVGRALAAAKFLIFGAS; this is encoded by the coding sequence ATGGTCGCTGTCGTCCGCACCCGCGTTGCCCGCACCCGTTTCGCCATGGGCCTTGCGGTCGCGCTGTTCGCGGCGGGGGTGGGGCCGGTGGCTCACGCCGCCAGCATCGAAACCATCGCCAAGCAGGCGATCCTGGTCGATATCACCTCGAACACCGTGCTGTTCGAGAAGAACCCGGATCAGCGCATGGCGCCGTCCTCGATGAGCAAGATCATGACGATGTACATGGTCTTCGATTCGATCAAGGAGGGCCGGCTGACGCTGGAGAGCACGCTGCCGGTGTCGGAACGCGCGTGGCGGATGCAGGGCTCCAAGATGTTCGTGGAGCTGCACAACAACATCAAGGTCGACGACCTCATCAAGGGCGTGATCGTGCAGTCGGGCAACGACGCCTGCATCGTCTTCGCCGAAGGTCTCGCCGGCTCCGAATCGGCCTTCGCCGAGCGCATGAACAAGCGCGCCCGCGAGTTGGGGCTGAAGGACACCAACCTGACCAACGCGACGGGCTGGCCGGACCCGAATCACTACATGACCGCCCGCGATCTCGCGGTCCTGGCCGAGCATCTGATCAAGGACTTCCCGGAATACTACCACTACTACTCGATCCGGGAGTTCAAATACCACGGGATCAACCAGGGCAATCGCAACCCGCTGCTCTACCGCGGCATGGACGTGGACGGCATGAAGACCGGCCACACCGAGGCCGGCGGCTACGGCCTGACCGCCTCAGCGGAGCGGGAAGGGCGCCGTCTCATCCTGGTGGTCAACGGGCTGCCGAACATGCAGGCCCGCGCCGACGAATCGGCCCGGCTGATCGAGTGGGGCTTCCGCGAATTCGCCACCTATGCCCTGTTCAAGGCCGGCGAGACGGTGGATCAGGTGCCGCTCTGGCTGGGCGCGCAGGACAGCGTTCCGGTCACCGTGCCGGAGGACATGAAGGTCACCATGGCCCGCGCCGACCGCAGCGGCATGAAGGTGTCGCTGGTCAGCAACGCCCCGGTCGCCGCCCCGGTGAAGAAGGGCGACGTGGTCGGCAAGGTCGTGGTTTCCGCGCCGGGCTTCCCGGGCAAGGAGTTCCCGGTGGTCGCCGCCCAGGACGTGGAGAAGCTGGGCTTCGTCGGCCGCGCCCTGGCGGCGGCGAAGTTCCTCATTTTCGGGGCGAGCTGA
- a CDS encoding septal ring lytic transglycosylase RlpA family protein, protein MRRAHMLRGAVVLAGALTLAACASAPSAPSPSGLPRSGVYKVGKPYQVNGVWYYPAEDYSYSETGIASWYGPGFHQKVTANGEVYDQNELTAAHKTLPMPSLVRVTNLDNGRSLVVRINDRGPYANGRIIDMSRRGAQLLGFEGTGTAKVRVQILAEESRAVAAAARQGTPAPMLAELDGPPPKAAPRGSVEVDGTARATPAAVTRAPVPPPATVAGDMVDGRFVPAPVVAELPVKPYEQIYVQVGAFGSSDNVTRVRARLASLGQQAQVTQTVAGRQRLQRVRVGPLASVESADAVLNQILQAGLTDAKIVVD, encoded by the coding sequence ATGCGACGCGCGCATATGCTGAGGGGGGCGGTCGTGCTCGCAGGGGCGCTGACTCTCGCCGCCTGCGCCTCCGCGCCCTCCGCGCCATCGCCGTCCGGACTGCCGCGCAGCGGCGTCTACAAGGTCGGCAAGCCCTATCAGGTCAATGGCGTCTGGTACTATCCCGCCGAGGATTACTCCTACAGCGAAACCGGGATCGCCTCCTGGTATGGGCCGGGATTCCACCAAAAGGTCACCGCCAATGGCGAGGTTTACGACCAAAATGAGCTGACGGCCGCGCACAAGACCTTGCCCATGCCAAGCCTCGTGCGCGTCACCAATCTCGACAACGGCCGGTCGCTGGTTGTTCGCATCAACGACCGCGGCCCCTACGCCAACGGGCGAATCATCGACATGTCGCGGCGCGGCGCGCAATTGCTGGGGTTCGAAGGCACGGGCACGGCCAAGGTGCGCGTGCAGATTCTGGCGGAGGAAAGCCGCGCGGTCGCCGCCGCGGCCCGCCAGGGCACACCGGCCCCGATGCTGGCGGAACTGGACGGCCCGCCCCCGAAGGCCGCCCCGCGCGGCTCGGTGGAGGTCGACGGCACCGCCCGCGCGACTCCCGCCGCGGTCACCCGCGCCCCGGTGCCGCCGCCCGCGACGGTGGCCGGCGACATGGTGGACGGGCGCTTCGTTCCCGCCCCCGTGGTCGCCGAACTTCCGGTGAAGCCCTACGAGCAGATCTACGTGCAGGTCGGCGCCTTCGGCAGTTCGGACAACGTCACCCGCGTGCGCGCCCGTCTGGCCTCGCTCGGCCAACAGGCGCAGGTCACCCAGACGGTCGCCGGACGGCAGCGGCTGCAGCGGGTGAGGGTGGGGCCGCTGGCCAGCGTGGAGTCTGCCGACGCCGTTTTGAACCAGATCCTCCAAGCCGGCCTTACCGACGCCAAAATCGTGGTTGATTGA
- a CDS encoding YdcF family protein: protein MLSKLLWLLVSPGNLLVLILTAGTTLLFTRRLAHWGRRLVVAVTVGFVIVMVTPIASWVALPLEERFPRPDLPERVDGIIMLGGAVNPPITRDRGEPSLNDAAERVLAFAELIRRYPQAHAVFSGGSGRLAGQDALELREDLAVRGALRQVGIDPDHVTYENESRNTWENALFSQRIVQPKPGERWILVTSAMHMPRSVGIFRRIGWEVIPHPVDYRTRFGGRPFFRFEFDKQIDALQDPVREWIGLVAYRLMGRTEALFPGPAHDRDAAPAGS from the coding sequence GTGCTGTCGAAGCTGCTGTGGCTCCTGGTCTCGCCGGGCAATCTGCTCGTGCTGATCCTCACCGCCGGGACGACGCTGCTGTTCACCCGCCGTCTGGCCCACTGGGGGCGGCGGCTGGTCGTGGCGGTGACCGTCGGCTTCGTCATCGTCATGGTCACGCCGATCGCTTCCTGGGTGGCGCTGCCGTTGGAGGAGCGTTTTCCCCGTCCCGACCTGCCGGAGCGGGTGGACGGAATCATCATGCTGGGTGGGGCGGTGAATCCTCCAATCACCCGCGATCGGGGGGAACCGTCCCTCAACGACGCGGCGGAGCGCGTTCTCGCCTTTGCCGAACTGATCCGTCGCTATCCCCAGGCGCACGCGGTCTTTTCCGGCGGCTCAGGACGGCTGGCCGGGCAGGATGCCCTGGAGCTGCGGGAGGACCTCGCGGTCCGCGGCGCGCTTCGGCAGGTCGGAATCGACCCGGACCACGTGACCTATGAGAACGAGTCCCGCAACACCTGGGAAAACGCCCTGTTCAGCCAGCGGATCGTCCAGCCCAAGCCGGGCGAACGATGGATTCTCGTGACCTCGGCCATGCACATGCCGCGGTCGGTCGGCATCTTCCGGCGCATCGGCTGGGAGGTGATCCCCCACCCGGTGGATTACCGCACGCGCTTCGGTGGACGCCCCTTCTTCCGGTTCGAGTTCGACAAACAGATCGACGCGCTCCAGGACCCGGTCCGCGAATGGATCGGCCTCGTCGCCTACCGCCTGATGGGACGGACCGAAGCGCTGTTTCCGGGGCCCGCCCATGACCGCGATGCAGCGCCGGCGGGCTCCTGA
- a CDS encoding valine--tRNA ligase → MLEKTYRPAEVEEKHYRLWEETGAFAAKTESNGKPYTIMMPPPNVTGSLHMGHALTFTLQDVLTRYNRMRGRDALWQPGTDHAGIATQMVVERNLAKEGKTRHDFGRDAFIDKVWEWKAESGGTITRQLRRLGASPDWPRERFTMDEGLSRAVRKVFVELHKQGLIYKDKRLVNWDPKLHTAISDLEVEQKEIKGNLWHFRYPIEGEADRFIVVATTRPETMLGDTGVAVHPEDERYKDLIGKNVVLPLVGRLIPIVGDEYADPETGSGAVKITPAHDFNDFEVGRRNNLAAINIMDRDARITGDEVPEAYRGLDRYEARKKVVAELEALGLLEKIEPHTHMVPHGDRSGVAIEPWLTDQWYVDAATLAKPAIEAVETGKTVFVPKQWENTYFEWMRNIQPWCISRQIWWGHQIPAWYGPDGHFFVEETEEAAIAAAKAHYGEDVALTRDQDVLDTWFSSALWPFSTLGWPDETPELARYYPTDVLVTGFDIIFFWVARMMMMGLHFMKDVPFRTVYIHALVRDEKGQKMSKSKGNVIDPLELIDQYGTDALRFTLTAMAAQGRDIKLAVSRVEGYRNFATKLWNAARYTQMNGVAPVPGFKPVGLTQTVNRWIVGALAEAAKKVGESIEAYKFNEAANTAYAFTWGTFCDWYLEFTKPILNGSDEAAIAETRATTAWVLDEILHMLHPLMPFITEELWEQLSTDRANRLISARWPEHGAELIDPAARDEMDWVVRAISSVRSMRSEMNVPPAAQIELKLKDAGPESLKRLDTHRDLILRMGRLSSVEPLSGPVPKSAVQAVLDEATLILPLEGIVDLDKERARLTKEIEKLSGEIKKIDAKLSNEQFVAKAPEEVIEEQRDRRDTAEQARDKLQKALEMLAA, encoded by the coding sequence ATGTTGGAAAAGACGTACCGGCCCGCCGAGGTCGAGGAAAAGCACTACCGGCTGTGGGAAGAGACGGGCGCGTTCGCGGCGAAGACCGAGTCGAACGGCAAGCCTTACACCATCATGATGCCGCCGCCGAACGTGACCGGCAGCCTGCACATGGGCCACGCGCTGACCTTCACGCTCCAGGACGTTCTGACCCGCTACAACCGGATGCGCGGGCGCGACGCCCTGTGGCAGCCCGGCACCGACCACGCCGGCATCGCGACCCAGATGGTCGTCGAACGGAATCTCGCCAAGGAAGGCAAGACGCGCCACGACTTCGGCCGCGATGCCTTCATCGACAAGGTGTGGGAGTGGAAGGCCGAATCGGGTGGCACCATCACCCGCCAGCTCCGCCGGCTGGGCGCCTCGCCCGACTGGCCGCGCGAGCGCTTCACCATGGACGAGGGGCTGAGCCGCGCCGTCCGCAAGGTGTTCGTGGAGCTGCACAAGCAAGGCCTGATCTACAAGGACAAGCGGCTGGTCAACTGGGACCCCAAGCTGCACACCGCCATCTCCGACCTGGAGGTCGAGCAGAAGGAGATCAAGGGCAACCTCTGGCACTTCCGCTACCCGATTGAAGGCGAGGCGGACCGCTTCATCGTGGTCGCCACCACGCGCCCCGAGACGATGCTGGGCGACACCGGCGTCGCCGTTCATCCGGAGGATGAGCGCTACAAGGACCTGATCGGCAAGAACGTCGTCCTGCCGCTGGTCGGCCGTTTGATCCCGATCGTCGGCGACGAGTACGCCGATCCGGAGACCGGCTCGGGTGCCGTGAAGATCACCCCGGCCCACGACTTCAACGACTTCGAGGTCGGACGGCGCAACAACCTCGCGGCCATCAACATCATGGACCGCGACGCCCGCATCACCGGCGACGAGGTCCCCGAGGCCTACCGCGGGCTCGACCGCTACGAGGCGCGCAAGAAGGTCGTGGCCGAGCTGGAGGCGCTGGGCCTTCTGGAGAAGATCGAGCCGCACACCCACATGGTGCCGCACGGCGACCGCTCCGGCGTGGCCATCGAGCCCTGGCTGACCGACCAGTGGTACGTCGACGCCGCCACGCTCGCCAAGCCGGCCATCGAGGCCGTGGAAACCGGCAAGACCGTGTTCGTTCCCAAGCAGTGGGAGAACACCTATTTCGAGTGGATGCGCAACATCCAGCCCTGGTGCATCAGCCGCCAGATCTGGTGGGGCCATCAGATTCCCGCCTGGTACGGCCCGGACGGCCATTTCTTCGTCGAGGAGACCGAGGAGGCGGCCATCGCCGCGGCCAAGGCCCACTACGGCGAGGATGTGGCGCTGACCCGCGACCAGGACGTGCTGGACACCTGGTTCTCGTCGGCCCTGTGGCCCTTCTCCACGCTGGGCTGGCCGGACGAGACGCCGGAGCTGGCGCGCTATTACCCGACCGACGTGCTGGTGACGGGCTTCGACATCATCTTCTTCTGGGTCGCCCGGATGATGATGATGGGTCTGCACTTCATGAAGGACGTGCCCTTCCGGACGGTCTACATCCACGCCCTGGTCCGCGACGAGAAGGGCCAGAAGATGTCGAAGTCCAAGGGCAACGTCATCGACCCGCTGGAGCTGATCGACCAGTACGGCACCGACGCCCTGCGCTTCACCCTGACGGCCATGGCCGCCCAGGGCCGCGACATCAAGCTGGCGGTCAGCCGCGTCGAGGGTTACCGCAACTTCGCGACGAAGCTGTGGAACGCCGCGCGCTACACCCAGATGAACGGGGTGGCCCCGGTCCCCGGCTTCAAGCCGGTCGGGCTCACCCAGACGGTCAACCGCTGGATCGTCGGCGCCCTGGCGGAGGCGGCGAAGAAGGTCGGCGAGTCCATCGAGGCCTACAAGTTCAACGAGGCCGCCAACACCGCCTACGCCTTCACCTGGGGCACCTTCTGCGACTGGTACCTGGAGTTCACCAAGCCGATCCTGAACGGTTCGGACGAGGCCGCCATCGCCGAGACGCGGGCGACCACCGCCTGGGTGCTGGACGAGATCCTGCACATGCTCCACCCGCTGATGCCCTTCATCACCGAGGAGCTGTGGGAGCAGCTGTCCACCGACCGGGCGAACCGCCTGATCTCCGCCCGCTGGCCGGAGCATGGCGCGGAACTGATCGACCCGGCCGCCCGCGACGAGATGGATTGGGTGGTGCGGGCGATCTCCTCGGTCCGCTCCATGCGGTCGGAGATGAACGTGCCGCCGGCGGCGCAGATCGAGCTGAAGCTGAAGGACGCCGGTCCGGAGAGCCTGAAGCGGCTGGACACGCACCGCGACCTGATCCTGCGCATGGGCCGCCTGTCCAGCGTCGAGCCGCTGTCCGGCCCGGTGCCCAAGAGCGCCGTCCAGGCGGTGCTGGACGAGGCCACGCTGATCCTGCCGCTGGAAGGCATCGTCGACCTCGACAAGGAGCGGGCGCGCCTGACCAAGGAGATCGAGAAGCTGTCCGGCGAGATCAAGAAGATCGACGCCAAGCTGTCGAACGAGCAGTTCGTCGCCAAGGCGCCGGAAGAGGTGATCGAGGAGCAGCGCGACCGCCGCGACACCGCGGAGCAGGCCCGCGACAAGCTGCAGAAGGCGCTGGAGATGCTGGCCGCGTAA
- a CDS encoding DUF2497 domain-containing protein → MSDKGQQEPSMEEILASIRRIISEDGEPAKAEAAPPPPPPPPPPPPPPPPPPPPPPMEDDDDDVLELTQMLQDEGRDEPDEPEPDPWRDEPSFGGMADPEPAFHAPDPEPPPPPPRPAVKRPAPAFDDFDDDEPPPPRPRIRPSDLDDGLISRRVAEESSHHFTHLARQLGDDLSIGPMPVGIRTVEEVVRELLKPLLKEWLDENLPTIVERLVQQEIDRMIRRSQKF, encoded by the coding sequence ATGAGCGATAAAGGCCAGCAAGAACCGTCGATGGAGGAGATCCTCGCCTCCATCCGCCGGATCATCTCGGAGGATGGCGAACCCGCGAAGGCGGAAGCGGCGCCTCCTCCGCCGCCCCCGCCACCACCTCCTCCGCCGCCACCCCCTCCGCCTCCGCCGCCACCTCCCATGGAGGATGACGACGATGACGTTCTGGAACTCACGCAGATGCTCCAGGACGAGGGGAGGGACGAGCCCGACGAGCCGGAGCCCGATCCGTGGCGCGACGAGCCGTCCTTTGGTGGCATGGCCGACCCGGAACCGGCGTTCCACGCACCGGACCCCGAACCGCCGCCGCCGCCGCCGCGGCCGGCGGTGAAGCGCCCGGCCCCGGCCTTCGACGATTTCGACGACGACGAGCCGCCGCCGCCGCGGCCGCGCATCCGTCCGTCGGATCTCGACGACGGGCTGATCTCCCGCCGGGTGGCCGAGGAGTCGTCTCACCATTTCACGCATCTGGCGCGCCAGCTCGGCGACGACCTGTCCATCGGCCCGATGCCCGTCGGCATCCGCACCGTGGAGGAGGTGGTCCGCGAGCTGTTGAAGCCGTTGCTGAAGGAGTGGCTGGACGAGAACCTGCCGACCATCGTCGAACGGCTGGTGCAGCAGGAAATCGACCGGATGATCCGGCGCTCCCAGAAATTCTGA
- a CDS encoding TolC family outer membrane protein has protein sequence MATALTLGVAFVGGIDTASAQSLEDALAQAYSNNPALAAQRARQRAVDESVPQALSGYRPTVRATAGITRNASNSTFQGGETGSENNAKSVGITATQPLYDATVGPAVRRAERTVEAQRATVLANEQQILLNAAAAYLDVVQNQAVLELQANNEQVLRRQLDAARDRFRVGEYTRTDVSQSESRLAASIAARISAEGTLQASRATYERVVGSMPGKLKAPKPKFKLPGTLDEVVEMARSNNPSVLSATYTEAAQREAVDQQFGRLLPSANLSAQANRTIDAGRSSGIDIKRQDGAQLTAQITIPLYQAGLPEALTREAKHTANQARLQIDDTRRQAVEAAISAWQGLQAARASIESYNSQIRAAEIALEGVRQEAQVGSRTVLDVLNQEQELLNARVNLVRAQRTEMVQAFTVLGAIGQLTARQLNLPVQYYDADTHYKQVRNKWIGTGVPE, from the coding sequence ATGGCGACCGCCCTTACGCTGGGGGTCGCCTTCGTCGGGGGCATCGACACTGCGTCGGCCCAATCCCTCGAAGACGCGCTAGCGCAGGCCTATTCCAACAACCCGGCGCTCGCCGCCCAGCGCGCCCGCCAGCGCGCCGTGGACGAGAGCGTTCCGCAGGCCCTGTCCGGCTACCGCCCGACGGTGCGGGCGACGGCGGGGATCACCCGCAACGCCAGCAACAGCACCTTTCAGGGCGGCGAAACCGGTTCCGAGAACAACGCCAAGAGCGTCGGAATCACCGCCACCCAGCCGCTCTACGACGCGACCGTAGGTCCGGCCGTCCGCCGCGCCGAGCGCACCGTCGAAGCCCAGCGCGCCACCGTGCTCGCCAACGAACAGCAGATCCTGCTGAACGCCGCGGCGGCCTATCTGGACGTCGTGCAGAACCAGGCGGTGCTGGAGCTTCAGGCCAACAACGAGCAGGTTCTGCGCCGCCAGCTCGACGCCGCCCGCGACCGCTTCCGCGTCGGTGAGTACACCCGCACCGACGTCAGCCAGTCGGAATCGCGTCTGGCCGCCTCCATCGCCGCGCGCATCTCCGCCGAAGGCACGCTCCAGGCGTCGCGCGCGACGTACGAGCGCGTCGTCGGCTCGATGCCCGGCAAGCTGAAGGCGCCCAAGCCGAAGTTCAAGCTGCCGGGGACGCTGGACGAGGTCGTCGAGATGGCCCGCTCCAACAACCCGTCGGTGCTGTCGGCCACCTACACCGAGGCGGCCCAGCGCGAGGCGGTGGACCAGCAGTTCGGCCGCCTGCTCCCGTCGGCCAACCTGTCGGCGCAGGCCAACCGCACCATCGACGCCGGCCGTTCGTCCGGCATCGACATCAAGCGGCAGGACGGCGCCCAGCTTACCGCGCAGATCACCATCCCGCTCTACCAGGCCGGCTTGCCGGAAGCGCTGACCCGCGAGGCGAAGCACACGGCGAATCAGGCCCGCCTGCAGATCGACGACACCCGCCGTCAGGCGGTCGAGGCGGCGATCAGCGCGTGGCAGGGCCTGCAGGCCGCGCGGGCGAGCATCGAGTCCTACAACTCCCAGATCCGGGCCGCCGAAATCGCGCTGGAAGGCGTGCGGCAGGAGGCCCAGGTCGGCTCGCGCACCGTGCTCGACGTTCTGAACCAGGAGCAGGAGCTGCTGAACGCCCGCGTCAACCTCGTCCGCGCGCAGCGGACGGAGATGGTCCAGGCCTTCACGGTCCTGGGTGCCATCGGCCAGTTGACGGCGCGGCAGCTCAACCTGCCGGTCCAGTATTACGATGCCGACACGCACTACAAGCAGGTGCGGAACAAGTGGATCGGAACCGGCGTGCCGGAGTGA
- a CDS encoding rhodanese-like domain-containing protein: protein MPAPFEMEVEDLDRIRTSGGDPLVLDVREPGEVAICALPDSLHIPMGALPARVGELPRDRDIVVVCHHGGRSAQVTMWLRSQGFSRATNLNGGVDAWARRIDPNMKVY, encoded by the coding sequence ATGCCGGCGCCGTTTGAGATGGAAGTCGAGGACCTGGACCGCATCCGGACATCGGGTGGCGATCCGCTGGTGCTTGATGTACGGGAACCGGGGGAGGTGGCCATCTGCGCCCTTCCCGACAGCCTCCACATCCCGATGGGGGCGCTGCCCGCCCGCGTCGGAGAGTTGCCGCGGGACCGCGACATCGTGGTCGTCTGCCATCACGGCGGGCGCAGCGCGCAGGTGACCATGTGGTTGCGTTCCCAGGGATTTTCCCGCGCCACCAATCTGAATGGCGGGGTGGATGCCTGGGCGCGCCGAATCGACCCGAACATGAAGGTCTACTGA
- a CDS encoding protein-L-isoaspartate O-methyltransferase family protein has translation MSEYAAARLNMVEGQIRPNKVTDQRLVDAMLDIPREQFVPKAARGIAYVDEDLAIGKGRYLMEPMVFARMLQEVGIDATDVVLDIGSGSGYSTAVLSRLAATVVGIESDAELARQATESLTAVGADNAVIISAPLAEGYPQQAPYDVVVIEGLVSEVPDGILAQLAEGGRLVTAVMGDRGVGEVKLYQRSGGVTSARTLFEAHTHPLPGFEAKPKFVF, from the coding sequence ATGTCCGAATACGCCGCCGCCCGCCTCAACATGGTCGAAGGGCAGATCCGACCGAACAAGGTGACCGACCAGCGTCTGGTCGATGCCATGCTCGACATCCCCCGTGAACAGTTCGTGCCGAAGGCGGCGCGCGGCATTGCCTATGTGGACGAGGATCTCGCCATCGGCAAAGGCCGCTACCTGATGGAGCCGATGGTCTTCGCCCGCATGCTCCAGGAAGTCGGCATCGACGCGACCGACGTCGTGCTCGACATCGGCAGCGGCTCCGGCTACTCGACCGCCGTGCTCTCCCGCCTCGCCGCGACCGTCGTCGGCATCGAATCCGACGCCGAACTGGCCCGGCAGGCCACGGAATCGCTGACCGCCGTCGGCGCGGACAACGCCGTCATCATCTCGGCGCCCCTGGCCGAGGGTTACCCGCAGCAGGCTCCTTACGACGTGGTCGTGATCGAAGGCCTGGTGTCGGAGGTTCCGGACGGCATTCTGGCCCAGCTGGCCGAGGGCGGCCGGCTGGTCACCGCCGTCATGGGCGACCGCGGGGTCGGCGAGGTGAAGCTCTACCAGCGCAGCGGCGGCGTCACCTCGGCCCGCACGCTGTTCGAGGCGCACACGCACCCGCTGCCCGGTTTCGAAGCCAAGCCGAAATTCGTATTCTGA
- a CDS encoding S1C family serine protease, with the protein MTGRWRRIPWTTAFHAGVLAAVFAALLSITAARADQLDAAKLAGALVRISATILPDSQSARSLGTEREGTGVVIDGSGLILTIGYTILEASQLQVTTGEGRGYPAEFVAYDQASGFGLLRAGMGFSAAPVRLGDSDAIKEGERAMVLTRQGSTGVQPVLIAAKREFAGYWEYLLDEAIFTTPPIMGFNGAALIDRKGELVGIGSLIVRDAVPAHGGIPGNMFVPVSALKPILADLLAFGRRQEPARPWLGVTLREEQGRLMVERVTPQSPAATVGIQPGDMIVGVAGQRPKGLADFYRKVWDLGPAGVTVPLELLRGPKLEPVAVPSADRYSTLKLNPTF; encoded by the coding sequence ATGACGGGTCGCTGGCGCCGCATCCCCTGGACCACAGCCTTCCATGCGGGTGTCCTTGCCGCCGTCTTTGCGGCGCTTCTTTCCATCACCGCGGCACGGGCGGACCAGCTCGACGCGGCGAAGCTGGCGGGTGCCCTGGTCCGCATTTCCGCCACCATCCTTCCCGACAGCCAGAGCGCCCGCTCGCTCGGCACGGAGCGCGAGGGAACCGGCGTCGTCATCGATGGCTCCGGGCTGATCCTGACGATCGGCTACACGATCCTGGAGGCGTCCCAGCTCCAGGTGACCACCGGCGAGGGGCGCGGCTACCCGGCGGAGTTCGTGGCCTACGATCAGGCCAGCGGGTTCGGCCTGCTGCGCGCCGGCATGGGCTTCAGCGCCGCCCCGGTGCGGCTCGGCGATTCCGACGCGATCAAGGAAGGCGAACGCGCCATGGTGCTCACCCGGCAGGGCTCCACCGGAGTGCAGCCGGTGCTGATCGCCGCGAAGCGCGAGTTCGCCGGCTATTGGGAGTATCTGCTGGATGAGGCGATCTTCACCACGCCGCCGATCATGGGCTTCAACGGCGCCGCCCTGATCGACCGCAAGGGCGAGTTGGTCGGGATCGGCTCGCTGATCGTGCGCGACGCGGTGCCGGCCCATGGCGGCATTCCCGGCAACATGTTCGTTCCCGTGTCCGCGCTGAAACCGATCCTGGCCGACCTGCTGGCCTTCGGCCGGCGGCAGGAGCCGGCGCGCCCCTGGCTGGGCGTTACCCTGCGCGAGGAGCAGGGCCGCCTGATGGTCGAGCGGGTCACCCCGCAGAGCCCCGCCGCGACTGTGGGAATTCAGCCGGGCGACATGATTGTCGGCGTCGCCGGCCAGCGGCCGAAAGGACTGGCGGACTTCTATCGGAAGGTCTGGGACCTCGGCCCGGCCGGCGTGACCGTGCCGCTGGAGTTGCTGCGCGGTCCCAAGCTGGAGCCGGTCGCCGTCCCCTCCGCCGACCGCTACAGCACGCTGAAGCTCAACCCGACCTTCTGA